From a region of the Podospora pseudopauciseta strain CBS 411.78 chromosome 7 map unlocalized CBS411.78m_7, whole genome shotgun sequence genome:
- the MRH4 gene encoding RNA helicase (COG:A; EggNog:ENOG503NY0Q), producing the protein MWKRARESVCLICRSASTPTRALLEPAQPWLGQRTFATRRAERPSRMVLSDRVARGPSSPPGKGGDAPKKPRNKPDGPWAGMNRTVANIDRTRSPAKFASTRGRDDGNGKDDRRGGKERDFKALKMQRALSTVPYSLRQAVKARLTEIESFDQFDLRQDVKDAVTNEVLKGMTDIKPTPVQKLAISAMLGNPLKELRIRRRSKDALQREEFLLAAETGSGKTLAYLLPTIHHLRKQEAEDENVTRYNERLQVEREHRNGAPVSEWIEKFEPHPNTARPRAIVLVPTAELVEQVYKVAKSISHVAKFKVRPLSANYNPAKIQRNLYSHGGIDMIISTPHILAKIAERDPNILSRVHHLVIDEADSLFDRSFSPETGKIVDRSLPSLKQMVLCSATIPRRLDNYLDAHFPNIQRIVTPNLHAIPRRVQLGVIDVSKDPYRNNKLLACADAIWSIGKDAASHDGPGGPGEIDVKRIMVFVNERDSTQEVTDYLISKGIDAVALHRDTSDQRQAEALATFTSNEPLRITKEESEKRAQLVKSRRHLPNTKVIVATDLASRGIDTLAVRHVVLYDVPHTTIDFIHRLGRAGRMGRRGRGIVLVGKNDRRDVVAEVKESMYMGQALI; encoded by the coding sequence ATGTGGAAGAGAGCACGGGAATCCGTCTGCCTGATCTGCCGGTCGGCGTCAACACCTACCAGAGCTCTTTTggagccagcccagccatgGCTGGGCCAGAGAACCTTTGCGACAAGGCGAGCGGAGCGGCCGTCCCGCATGGTGCTCTCCGACAGAGTCGCCCGTGGCCCCTCATCACCGCCTGGGAAAGGTGGTGATGCCCCCAAAAAACCTCGAAACAAACCAGACGGCCCTTGGGCCGGCATGAACCGAACAGTAGCCAACATCGACCGCACTCGATCCCCTGCGAAGTTTGCCTCAACTCGTGGCCGCGACGATGGGAACGGCAAGGATGACAGGAGGGGCGGCAAGGAGCGAGATTTCAAGGCGTTGAAGATGCAGCGCGCCCTATCTACCGTACCCTATTCTCTACGACAGGCCGTCAAAGCACGACTTACCGAGATCGAATCGTTTGACCAGTTTGACCTCAGGCAAGATGTGAAGGATGCCGTCACAAACGAGGTTTTGAAGGGCATGACGGATATCAAGCCAACACCAGTGCAAAAGCTGGCCATCTCAGCCATGTTGGGGAACCCACTGAAAGAGCTCAGAATAAGGAGGAGGTCCAAGGATGCTTTACAGAGGGAGGAGTTCTTGTTGGCCGCCGAGACCGGTTCTGGCAAAACGCTGGCGTATCTTTTACCAACAATTCACCACCTTCGGAAAcaggaggccgaggatgagaaCGTCACCAGGTACAACGAACGTCTCCAAGTAGAAAGAGAACATCGCAACGGTGCGCCGGTATCCGAGTGGATCGAGAAGTTTGAACCGCATCCTAATACTGCTCGCCCCCGCGCCATCGTACTGGTGCCGACAGCCGAGCTGGTTGAGCAAGTCTACAAGGTTGCGAAGTCCATCTCCCACGTGGCCAAGTTCAAGGTCCGCCCTCTTTCGGCCAACTACAATCCCGCCAAGATCCAACGCAACTTGTACAGCCATGGCGGGATCGATATGATCATCTCTACTCCTCACATTCTCGCCAAGATCGCGGAAAGGGACCCCAACATCCTTTCTCGGGTTCACCACCTCGTCATTGACGAGGCTGACTCTCTGTTTGATCGGTCTTTCTCCCCCGAGACCGGAAAGATTGTGGATCGCTCGCTGCCTTCGCTCAAGCAAATGGTTCTCTGCTCGGCCACCATCCCTCGTCGCCTCGACAACTACTTGGATGCCCATTTCCCCAACATCCAACGCATTGTCACTCCTAACCTCCATGCTATCCCCCGTCGAGTCCAACTCGGTGTGATTGATGTGTCCAAAGACCCATATAGAAACAACAAGCTTCTCGCCTGCGCCGATGCCATCTGGTCCATCGGCAAGGACGCCGCTTCTCACGACGGCCCTGGTGGTCCAGGTGAAATCGACGTCAAGCGCATCATGGTCTTTGTCAACGAGCGTGACAGCACACAAGAGGTCACGGACTACCTCATCAGCAAGGGTATCGATGCGGTAGCGCTGCACAGAGACACGTCTGACCAGCGCCAGGCGGAGGCCCTCGCCACATTCACCAGCAACGAGCCCCTCAGGATTACCAAGGAGGAATCAGAGAAGAGGGCTCAGCTTGTCAAGAGCAGGAGACATTTGCCCAACACCAAGGTGATTGTCGCCACGGATCTGGCGTCGAGAGGTATCGACACCCTGGCGGTGAGGCATGTGGTGCTGTATGATGTGCCGCACACCACGATCGATTTCATCCATCGCTTGGGCAGAGCGGGCCgaatggggaggagaggaaggggtaTCGTGCTGGTGGGGAAGAATGACAGGAGAGATGTAGTggcggaggtgaaggagagcATGTATATGGGACAGGCCCTGATTTAG